Within Bacillus sp. E(2018), the genomic segment CAGGCGTGTAATGTCCGCACGATATAATGGACAGCGTATCGGATCTTTTCCTGTACGTGTTAAAGTGATTTTCTGTGTGTATGAAAATTATAAGGGTGGCACCGCGGTCCATTCGTCCCTTGCATGAGGCGACGAGTGGGCCTTTTTATATTGATTTTATAAATAAAGGAGAGATGAATCATGTCTGTAATCTTCTCAGGCATTCAGCCTAGCGGAAATCTAACAATCGGCAACTACATTGGAGCGATGAGGCATTTTGTTGAACTTCAAAATGAACACGAATGTTATTTCTGCGTGGTTAATCAGCACGCTATTACGGTGGCACAAGATCCGGTTGAATTAAAAAGAAACAGCCGAAACCTAGCTGCGCTTTACTTAGCAGCAGGAATCGATCCTGAAAAATCGACAATTTTCATTCAATCTGAAGTTCCAGCTCATACGAAAATGGGATGGATGATGCAATGTGTTACGTATATTGGCGAACTAGAGCGCATGACGCAGTTCAAAGATAAATCAACTGGAAAAGAAGCTGTATCTGCCGGATTATTAACCTATCCTCCTCTTATGGCAGCAGATATCCTTCTATATAACACGAGTATCGTTCCTGTGGGAGATGATCAAAAACAGCATCTTGAATTAACTAGAGATATAGCAGAACGCTTTAATAAGAAGTACCGTGAGATCTTTGTTATTCCAGAGCCTCGTATTGCTTCCGAAGGTGCGAGAATCATGTCACTTGTGGATCCTGAGAAAAAGATGAGTAAATCAGATCCGAATCAAAATTCATTCATCTCTATGCTCGATGATGAATCTGTCATTTTAAAGAAGATTAAGCGTGCTACTACTGACTCAGAAGGTGTAGTTGCTTATGACAAAGAAAATAAGCCAGGCATTTCAAACCTATTAACGATCTATTCACAGTTATCAGGAGAAAGTATTAAATCGCTTGTTGAGAAATATGAAGGAAAAGGATATGGCGACTTTAAACAAGGTGTGGCAGAAGCTGTCATTAATGCTCTTAAACCTATCCAAGAACGTTATAAAGAATATTTGGCATCAACTGAGTTAGATGACATTCTTGATTCTGGTGCTGAAAAAGCAAATCGTGTGGCGAACAAAACGTTAAATAAAGCGGAGCGAGCAATGGGATTAGCTCGTAAGCGAGTTTGATAAAAAGAGTATTAGAACAAACAGAAAACCAGCAGAAGTGATTTTTCGATCACCTGCTGGTTTGTTATTTTTTAGGACTATTTGATTTTGTTCTTAGTTCACTTGTGTTCCGTTCTCAAGCTCCCAAATTTTTTCAAAATACGGCTGTCCTTTTACTAATCGTTCACACATATCCATGTGTTGTTTCGACCATCCGCTCTTTAACTCACAATATAACGCATCCCAAGCTTCGTCAAAATCCATTCTTTGAATTCTACCGTATTGCTCTGGCATCCACTCTGTGCACCAGTACCTCATCTCAGCGACATTTTTCGTTGAATGAAGCTGATCTAGAGCCATGAATAACAGTTGCTTCAATTGTCTCTCTTTGCGAGTTAACCCTCGCATGCTGTCTGGATTCGGAGAAAGAATGTGATATTCCTTACTTAACTGCTTCTCACTGAACGTATAGACTTTTGTCTCCGTCTGCTCTGCCATCTCAAAAACAAGCTGTTCTTGTCTTGGTATGAGTCTGCTCTTGCGGATTGGTATTCTATAACCCATCGTATCTATGATGAGAGATTTTTTTTCATCCGTAATGATAAAGCAATGTTCGAGTTGCACACGTTGGTTGTTCTTTCTGACGTAAGCTTTTTGATGTACCTCTTCAAGTAGGGAATCCGGCAGATCATTTAAATCATTTTCGATGTAATGAAAGAGTGTGGATTCTATTTTAATAATTGGTACTTGATCCAATAGTTCAATATAGTCGTCTTTTCTCCATTCATGAAACTCACAAACGTTATAGCCGTTCTCTTCTCCTTCGAACCAGTTGACCCAAACATCACGTAAATATAACATCTGTACCCCTCACTTCTTTGCCGATTTGTATTTAAAATCAGTATAGTCAGAGGTTGTCCTTTTTATTCTAAATAAAGGTAATTAACTCGAAGAATGCAAAACCCCGTCTTCATAAGAAAACGGGGTTTGATCATATACTATTCTTCCATTTTTTTGAACACTAATGATGCATTATGACCACCGAAACCTAGTGAGTTACTAAGAACAGCTTTCACTTCTGCCTGTCTAGCTGTATTCGGAACATAGTCGAGATCGCACTCTTCGTCTGGTGTTTCATAGTTAATCGTAGGAGGAAGAATACTCTCTTGAATCGCTTTTACAGAAAAGATTGCTTCAATTCCACCAGCAGCACCTAACAAGTGTCCTGTCATTGATTTTGTTGAGCTCACCGGAATCTTATAAGCATGCTCGTTAAACACTGCTTTAATAGCAGCTGTTTCGAACTTATCGTTGTAATCCGTACTAGTACCATGAGCATTAATATATGAGATTTCTTCTGGAGCAAGACCGCTATCTTCAACTGCTTGTCTCATTGCACGTGCTCCGCCTTCTCCGCCCGGAGCAGGCTGAGTGATATGATAAGCATCTCCTGTTGCTCCGTAACCTACGATCTCTGCGTAAATTTTAGCTCCGCGTTTTTTCGCAAATTCGTATTCTTCTAGTACTAAAATTCCAGCTCCTTCTCCAATGATAAAGCCTGTTCTGTCCTTATCAAACGGACGGCTAGCTGTTTTTGGGTCTGGATTCGTTGAAAGGGCTCCTGCTTGGCAGAATCCTGCTAATGCCATGTCTGTAATCGGTGCTTCTGTTCCACCTGTAACCATTACATCTGCATCTCCGCGCTGAATCACTTTGAATGCATCTCCGATTGAGTTTGCACCAGATGCACAAGCTGTTACGGTACATGAGTTCATACCTTTTGCACCAATCGTGATCGAAACCTGACCAGATGCCATATCCGGAATCATCATCGGTACGAAGAATGGGCTAACACGTCTTACACCTTTTGCTTCAAAAATACGGAATTGTTCTTCATGAGTATCCATACCACCAATTCCAGAACCAATCCATACCCCTACGCGAGGTGCAATTTCTTCCGTGATATCTAGGTTTGCATCTTTAACAGCCATGATGGATGCTGCAACGGCAAACTGAGTGAAACGATCCATACGGCGTGCTTCTCTTTTATCCATAAAATCTTCCGGATTAAATTCTGTTGCTTCTGCAGCAACTTTAACCGGAAATTTCTCTTTATCTCTTCTTGTAAGTGGACCTACACCACTTTGACCTTCAACAATCTTTTTCCATGTTTCTTCTACACTGTTTCCAAGAGGAGTTACGGCTCCTAGACCAGTTACGACTACTCTTTTTTTCATTGTAAAACCAACTCTCCTTTATACACATTTGCGGTCATTTGATGATTATCTTCCCCAACGAAGTGCTACAGCACCCCAGGTTAAGCCTCCACCAAAGCCAACAAGTACGATTGTATGATCTTCTTTTATTCTACCATCTTTTAGTGCTTCTTTTAATGCCATCGGTATGGAAGCTGATGACGTATTACCAAATTTGTCGATCGTCATGACCATTTTTTCTTTAGGAAGCTCTAAACGCTCTCGTGAAGCTTCCATGATTCTAATATTCGCTTGATGCGGAATTAAGAAGTCAACGTCTTCTTTAGTCAAACCTGCTTTATGAACGACATTTAATGAAGTCTCACCCATCTGACGCACGGCAAACTTAAATACTTCTCTGCCGTTCATATGGATAAATTCATCTTGATATAGATGTTTTGCTCCTGTTCCATCTGAACCAAGCTCAAACGAAAGGATGCCTCTACCTTCGCTAACAGAAGAAAGAATAGCCGCTCCAGCACCATCTCCAAATAATACTGCTGTATTACGATCTTTCCAGTCCGTTATTTTAGATAGCTTTTCAGCACCAACGACTAAAACATTTTTATACGTCCCTGTTTCAATGAACTGCTTCCCTACGACCAAACCATAAATAAAACCTGCACATGCAGCACTTACGTCCATACCTACAGCGTTCTTTGCACCTAAGGATTCTTGTAATTGGCATGCTACTGATGGAAATGGGTTGTCTGGTGTAACCGTCGCTACAACGATAAGATCAATATCTTCTGCAGAGATGCCAGCATCTTTTATCGCTTCTTCCGCTGCATATCTAGCCATATGAGACGTTTTTACCGATTTCTCTGCAATTCTACGTTCTACGATTCCTGTTCGAGTTCGAATCCACTCGTCACTAGTATCAACCATTTTTTCCAGGTCGGAGTTCGCTAGAATTTTTTCAGGGATATAGCTTCCCATCCCTATGATTCCTGCATTCATAACATTACCCCTTTGGTTTCGTTTATTTTTTAAAAAAGGTTTCTTACTCGTTTCGTGAGTAACTTGAAATAACGATTTACTAAAATAAATAAAAAAATGTTTTATAATCAATTATTATGACCTGGTACTAATTTTATGATATCTCTTATATTTTGTCTAGTTAAAGTTCTTTTCTTTCACCAATATAAGCCGTAGGGCATATCCTGTATGGAAGAAAAATGTAAGTTTAGTGAAATTGATATTAGGAGTGGTTCAATATGCATAATCCCCAAGCTAGACAGCAACCGATGTATCCTCCGCAGTTTCCTGGACGTTTTCCAATGGGCCAAAATCAGCAGCACATGCAGCAAGGTTTTCCACCACCACAACATTTCGGTGGCCCTGGTTACAGAGGTATGCCGGCACCATTTCATCAACCGATGCCTCGACCATTTCTACATTCTTTTCGAACGCAGGAAGGCTCTTTAGATTACAATAAAATTTTTTCTGTTATCGACCAATCCGTAAAAGTCGCACAACAGATCTCACCTATCTTTTCTGCGTTTAAGAAGAAGTAAAAAAAGCCAACCCGAGCTGGTTGGCTTTTCTTTGTTTATTTCTTATTTTTCTTCTTTTCCAAGTTCGTAAGCATCATTCATCACGTTCATTAAGAGCTGAAGCATCGGCTGAACATCTTCCATGCCGATCTCAATTCCTTTTTTCTCTAAAAAAGCTTGTGCTTCTGGCATATGCGACATAGCGATCTGCATAAATTTCATGTTGCGTTCTGTATCCATCTTTTAAGTGCCTCCCTTACAATATGTACAGAGTTATTAACTCTTATCTATTATAAAGAAAAATGTGAGATGGATAAACGTTTTGTTCTTAATTTTCAATCTAACTAAAGGATTAGGATTACAATGGCAAGGGAATTCGTATAATTAATTTGAGGACTTTCAGGAATAATTTCAGAAATGTTGAAGTTATTTTGACGACTTTTTGCAATAATTCAACCACTTTTTCTAATAAAATGACGAGTCGACATACACCGACAAAGTTAAGCATCCTATATCTCCTCAAGTATGCCTACTTCAGCTATAAAGAGGCGACCCCAGTAATCTTCAGGTCACCTCCATCCTTATATCTCCTTTGAATTCGGCTTTGATTTTTTATTTCGATTCCTAAAATGCATGATCTGTTTCATGATACCTTCTTTTATTTTCGTTTTCGCACGAAATCCGAGTTCAGTTTCCGCTTTCTCACCTTTAATCCTCATCTTTCTTTTTTCTTTGAATGTTAATTGATCGGCTTTTAATTCAGTCAATCCTTCTAACCATTGGTTCTGGTTGCCACTACTTATGTTGTAGATTTCATTTTTCGCAGCTGATTTCCCTGCCAAGAATAAAGCTTCAGCGGCGTCATCCACAAAAAGTACATCTTCTGTAACTGAATCTTTAGATATTGAATCGTTCCTTTCTTGATCTTGATCTTCTGTTGAGATTACCTGTTGGTAAGTATGATGTTCAGGCTGACCGGGTCCATATACAGTCGGCAATCTCATGATAACGAACGGAAAATCATGCTGTTCAGCAAGTTGTTTCACGATATTTTCTTCTGTTAGCTTAATAAGACCAAAAAGGGACTCAGGATTTTTTGGTGAAGTTTCCAATACATCTCCTTGTCGTTTTCCGTACACATCATAGGATGATACGTAAATCAGCTTCGTTTCACTATTGGCTAACGTTGCAACTTTTTTAAGAACAGAGACGTTCCTCTGCACTTCATCTTCTATATTTGCCCATGGTGCTGTTGGCTTAACTGAACAAGCGAGATGAAAAATCACATCACAGCCATTTGTATGTGGTTCAAGATCCGTTTCATTTATATCATAGGGAAGGTACTTAAATCCGGCATGACGAGCAATGAAATCTATCCGGTCTGGAGATTCTGCCATATCTATGCCGACGACGTCCACTTCTTCATCCAACAAACGGCTGCACAAATGGTAACCGATAAACCCTGCCGCTCCTGTTACAAATGCCTTTTTCATGTAAGAGCCTCCAGTCCATTTTTCTCCTCTTACTATCCTATGGTCTTACCCAAGAGAATACGATACTTTTTTTACACACAAAAACCCCATTACAGAATTCACGTAATGAGGTTTTCACAACACTTTTTCATGGTTTTTAAAATATTCTTGAAAGGCCCTCGCCGGATTGAACGTAGCTTCAGGAACATGGATAGAAAGTGAAATAGGTGCTGCTAATTCTTGTCTTCTCTTCTCATAAGGTCTGCTGTGATCTTTAAAATTAAATGCTACACCGCGTGCCGCATGCCATATTTGAACAGGTGTAGTCGCTGTCAGCTGATTGGTTTGAGGCAGATTATTAATTAGTGATTCTATATCTTCTTCTGTATTGTAAGCTGATACGATTTCTCGAATCAGACGTTTGAAAAATAATCGGTTCTGCCTTTCATGATTAAAATGGAGCTGCAAATCAATACATGGATTAATAAATAGACTTGAGCGTATATTTTTTTCCATATCCTCCATGAGCCGCAGTGCAACAAGTGATCCCATACCCTCTGCGATCAAATGAATATTCGGATTTAAAATTTCATGCTTCATCACATAGTGGTATAGTCGTTTTGCCAGAATGACTGCTTTCGGACTTCCCCAATGTCTTCCGTATAGATTAGAATAAAAAATGGTATATCCTTGATTTTTGAGGGATTGGATGAGGTTTGCACGTTCAGTGTTTTGTTTCCAAAGACTCGTATGCTCATCAACATAATGACTGCAATCACCGATAATCATTACGGCAAAACCGTTCGGCTGCTTTGGTAGGTGTATAATATTCCATTGATTGTCTATTTGGAAAGTGCGTTTGTCGATACTCACATTTCTCCCCTCGAATTCGCTTTTCTTAACTAATGTATGCAGGGGAAAAAAATTAGCTAAAGTTATTTGCCTAAGAATTTAGTTCTTTTTTCAGTTGTTCTAACGTTTGCTTTCCTTCTACCGTTAAATTCTTTTCGTCTTGTTCTTCCAACGCTTTCAATTCTTCTAACTTTTCTTCCATAATCAAGATCCCTCCATGAAAGCCGCATAATGTATGTACCTTCTTCTTCGCATTCATCTTTTATCCTGTTAAGCTTGAACAATTTATGAAAATTTTTAACATTTAAGGCATATTGGACGATTATTTACATAAAGAATCTTTCCCTTTATCTCAACTTTTGTTACTATACAGAAGGGTAAAGAATTCGTTTACATAAAGAGGTGAATGTGGCATGCGTTATATTTGGACGTTAATCTGGTCTTTATTATTAAGTAATATGATTTTTTATGTGCTCGTTTCAATGCAAGGCGGAACATTCGATTTCGTAAAAGCTTGTATTTTTGGAGTAGTGTTTACAGTTATCATTTCTATTCTTGGTGAGTTATTGCCAGCAAAAAGCGAAGAGATATAAATAAAAACCCGGTCTATATGCCGGGTTTTTATTTTTGCTATGGCTTTCGTTTATATGTCCAAACTCTGTTATGATTCGTTGTTTCTGGAAATCGATCACCTGCTGATAAATGAACCTGCTGCGGATCATTTACCATGCTCCCTGTTTCACCGATTTCTACATACATCCCGTTATTTGGTGCTTTCTGACCGTGTTTAAAATGCTTATTCTGCCCCATATGTTGATGTACCCTCCTTTCTTATATAGGTTACCCGCGCTCTCTTTGATAACTCTTGCTAAAAAAAGAAGGATTCCATCAAAATTTCCCTTAAAACGCCCCGTTTACTCCTGCCACTGCGTGAAGTGGAAACATACATCGATAGAGCTGATATCCCCTTACATCATACTGCGCTTCAGGATTTCGATTTTCTTGCGTTTCTTCTACATATGGTATGGCAAAATAGACGTTTTGCTGGTCGACATATTCAATAAAACCTGTATATGTTGCACCATCCATCAACATTAATTGCACATGCTGATTTTTGTTTTTTAGGCATGTTTTATACATTTTTTTAATGGGAGAACGACCCATTCCTGCCGATTGTCCACCGAAATTTTGTGATGCTCCATATGGATATGGTTGTGGATACATATTACCCCCTCCTTCTACCACATCCTATTCAAAGAAAAAGAAGATGGTACATTTATCTATAAACCGATATTCTAACTTCTGAAGGGAATGAGAAAAGCGTGGAGAAAGGTACATGTGAACTATGTAGGAGAGAACCAGTAGAATTAACCGTTCATCACTTAATTCCGAAAGAAGAAGGCGGCAGATTTTCTGAAACAGCAGATCTTTGTGTTCCATGTCATAAACAGATTCATTTTTTGTTTACAAATTCTGAACTAGCATCGCTGTACAGCACGGTTGAAAAATTAAGAGATACTCCTGAATTAAAGAAATTCTTAAAGTGGCTTCGTAAACAGCCGGCATCAGCGCTTCCTCGTATGAAGAAGTCAAACCGTTTAAAGCGAAGGAGATGAAGGTATGAAGGAACTTGTTGGAACCTGCTTAATTTGTGGTGTGCAGTTATTTTGTGTGAACGGTTTTTTTCAAGGTCATATCGTAAATAATCAGAATTTCTGTCTTTCTTGTGCACCCAAAAATGATCATGAAAATCTTGAGGCAAAACAAAAAGAACCTGCAACCGAACAAGTGGCAGATTCTTAAACTTTCTATTTTGCTTTTGATTCATCACTGCAAATCATTAACCCCCACTAACAGGTGGTATGAAAGCCACAGTGTCACCATCGTTCACTTGATCTGTTAACTCTACATATTCATCATTTACAGCAAGTAGTGAATTTTCAATCCCGGATAGTTTACCGACCTTAATTTGTAACAAGGTTCTTACTTCTTCTACTGTTAGAGGAGAATGAATTTCAATCGAAAGTCTTTCAGTTTCGGCTTGTTGAGCTAAATCTGCAAACAATAAGATGTTTATCATCATTTCACTACTCCCTCTGGATGTCCCGCAGGATACGTTTTTGTTCCTTGTTGATTACCTATCCATTCTTCTCCGTCCGTATAATGCTCCTTTTTCCAGATGGGCACAATTTCCTTGATACGCTCAATCGCATAACGACTTGCTTCAAAAGCATCGTGCCGATGAGGAGTGGAAACTGCGATCGTTACTGCGACATCGGTTATTTGCAGCGTCCCAATTCGATGGGTAATCGCAATGATCGCATTTGGCCATTTTTCTTGAATTTCAGTTCCAATTCTTTCGAGTTGTTTTTCAGCCATAGGTACATATGCTTCATAATGAAGAAACTTGGTTCGTTTTTGTCCTGTCATTTCTCTAACCGTACCGATGAATACAGAAATTGCTCCTGCATTATGATGAACGACAGAATCAATAACGTCCTGATTATTTATGGGTTCAGATGTTATCTGAAACATTTTCATGATCCACTCTCCTTTCGATGTTCATGAGTGATGTAGTTGATTAAACAGTTCAGCCATCCTTCTTCATCCTCCCTCATGAGATGGGGGCTATTTGATTCCTGCAGAATAGCTGTCTTAGGCTTATTGGAATGGATGGTTACAATCACATCATGAGAATTCAACAAAAGATCCATATCTTCTTTCTCGTTTCGCAAAAGCACAACTCGAGGAAACGGAATATGTTTATATCCTTCTATTAGAATACAATCCATTTCAAGTGTTTCGTATAGAGCTATTGCTTTATTCAATGGTAACTCTGAATTCATGGTTAATATGGAGTTCTTAGAAGAAGTAACACAGGTAATACATGCGCCTGCACTTCTATGTTGTTCTGTATCTTTACCTGAATCATTAAGATCTAAGGTATCTCCGTGACCATGATGTTTAATGACTCCCACTCGTAAATGTTGTTTTCCCAACTCTTTGAGTAATTTTTTTATTAGTGTTGTTTTTCCACTGTTCTGATAGCCGATGACTTGGAGAATAATGGGTGATCCCACGGCCATTCGCTCCCTTCGCCATGCCAAGTGATTACACCAACTTCGCTACCCTTTTCCCAACCCCTCGTACCCCCAGGCAAAACGATCAAACAGTTCGCTTCAATTAAAGAGGAAACCGAACTGGACTTATCGAGACCCGCAGGTGTTACAACGTTTCCATCGAACTCCTCTGATAAGGTAGCCCTTACGAATCGTGTAAACGGATTTGGTTTTGGAAAATCACTTGAAAGTATTGCCTTTGTAACTCTGCAGTGTGGTTTTATCATATTCATTCCTTTTAAAATCACAGGCCTAACAAATAGTTCAGCGCCAACAAAGCAAGCTGATGGGTTTCCAGAAAGCCCAAAAAGCCATTTATCATTATAAACTGCAACGGTCGTTACACTACCTGGGCGCATGGCAACCTT encodes:
- a CDS encoding ComZ family protein produces the protein MDTERNMKFMQIAMSHMPEAQAFLEKKGIEIGMEDVQPMLQLLMNVMNDAYELGKEEK
- a CDS encoding HNH endonuclease — its product is MEKGTCELCRREPVELTVHHLIPKEEGGRFSETADLCVPCHKQIHFLFTNSELASLYSTVEKLRDTPELKKFLKWLRKQPASALPRMKKSNRLKRRR
- a CDS encoding YjzC family protein, which gives rise to MGQNKHFKHGQKAPNNGMYVEIGETGSMVNDPQQVHLSAGDRFPETTNHNRVWTYKRKP
- a CDS encoding YjbA family protein → MLYLRDVWVNWFEGEENGYNVCEFHEWRKDDYIELLDQVPIIKIESTLFHYIENDLNDLPDSLLEEVHQKAYVRKNNQRVQLEHCFIITDEKKSLIIDTMGYRIPIRKSRLIPRQEQLVFEMAEQTETKVYTFSEKQLSKEYHILSPNPDSMRGLTRKERQLKQLLFMALDQLHSTKNVAEMRYWCTEWMPEQYGRIQRMDFDEAWDALYCELKSGWSKQHMDMCERLVKGQPYFEKIWELENGTQVN
- a CDS encoding alpha/beta hydrolase: MSIDKRTFQIDNQWNIIHLPKQPNGFAVMIIGDCSHYVDEHTSLWKQNTERANLIQSLKNQGYTIFYSNLYGRHWGSPKAVILAKRLYHYVMKHEILNPNIHLIAEGMGSLVALRLMEDMEKNIRSSLFINPCIDLQLHFNHERQNRLFFKRLIREIVSAYNTEEDIESLINNLPQTNQLTATTPVQIWHAARGVAFNFKDHSRPYEKRRQELAAPISLSIHVPEATFNPARAFQEYFKNHEKVL
- a CDS encoding YjzD family protein; this encodes MRYIWTLIWSLLLSNMIFYVLVSMQGGTFDFVKACIFGVVFTVIISILGELLPAKSEEI
- the fabF gene encoding beta-ketoacyl-ACP synthase II, which gives rise to MKKRVVVTGLGAVTPLGNSVEETWKKIVEGQSGVGPLTRRDKEKFPVKVAAEATEFNPEDFMDKREARRMDRFTQFAVAASIMAVKDANLDITEEIAPRVGVWIGSGIGGMDTHEEQFRIFEAKGVRRVSPFFVPMMIPDMASGQVSITIGAKGMNSCTVTACASGANSIGDAFKVIQRGDADVMVTGGTEAPITDMALAGFCQAGALSTNPDPKTASRPFDKDRTGFIIGEGAGILVLEEYEFAKKRGAKIYAEIVGYGATGDAYHITQPAPGGEGGARAMRQAVEDSGLAPEEISYINAHGTSTDYNDKFETAAIKAVFNEHAYKIPVSSTKSMTGHLLGAAGGIEAIFSVKAIQESILPPTINYETPDEECDLDYVPNTARQAEVKAVLSNSLGFGGHNASLVFKKMEE
- the moaD gene encoding molybdopterin converting factor subunit 1; the encoded protein is MMINILLFADLAQQAETERLSIEIHSPLTVEEVRTLLQIKVGKLSGIENSLLAVNDEYVELTDQVNDGDTVAFIPPVSGG
- a CDS encoding YppG family protein, with protein sequence MHNPQARQQPMYPPQFPGRFPMGQNQQHMQQGFPPPQHFGGPGYRGMPAPFHQPMPRPFLHSFRTQEGSLDYNKIFSVIDQSVKVAQQISPIFSAFKKK
- the mobB gene encoding molybdopterin-guanine dinucleotide biosynthesis protein B; the encoded protein is MGSPIILQVIGYQNSGKTTLIKKLLKELGKQHLRVGVIKHHGHGDTLDLNDSGKDTEQHRSAGACITCVTSSKNSILTMNSELPLNKAIALYETLEMDCILIEGYKHIPFPRVVLLRNEKEDMDLLLNSHDVIVTIHSNKPKTAILQESNSPHLMREDEEGWLNCLINYITHEHRKESGS
- the trpS gene encoding tryptophan--tRNA ligase; protein product: MSVIFSGIQPSGNLTIGNYIGAMRHFVELQNEHECYFCVVNQHAITVAQDPVELKRNSRNLAALYLAAGIDPEKSTIFIQSEVPAHTKMGWMMQCVTYIGELERMTQFKDKSTGKEAVSAGLLTYPPLMAADILLYNTSIVPVGDDQKQHLELTRDIAERFNKKYREIFVIPEPRIASEGARIMSLVDPEKKMSKSDPNQNSFISMLDDESVILKKIKRATTDSEGVVAYDKENKPGISNLLTIYSQLSGESIKSLVEKYEGKGYGDFKQGVAEAVINALKPIQERYKEYLASTELDDILDSGAEKANRVANKTLNKAERAMGLARKRV
- a CDS encoding molybdenum cofactor biosynthesis protein MoaE, translating into MKMFQITSEPINNQDVIDSVVHHNAGAISVFIGTVREMTGQKRTKFLHYEAYVPMAEKQLERIGTEIQEKWPNAIIAITHRIGTLQITDVAVTIAVSTPHRHDAFEASRYAIERIKEIVPIWKKEHYTDGEEWIGNQQGTKTYPAGHPEGVVK
- a CDS encoding beta-ketoacyl-ACP synthase III; translation: MNAGIIGMGSYIPEKILANSDLEKMVDTSDEWIRTRTGIVERRIAEKSVKTSHMARYAAEEAIKDAGISAEDIDLIVVATVTPDNPFPSVACQLQESLGAKNAVGMDVSAACAGFIYGLVVGKQFIETGTYKNVLVVGAEKLSKITDWKDRNTAVLFGDGAGAAILSSVSEGRGILSFELGSDGTGAKHLYQDEFIHMNGREVFKFAVRQMGETSLNVVHKAGLTKEDVDFLIPHQANIRIMEASRERLELPKEKMVMTIDKFGNTSSASIPMALKEALKDGRIKEDHTIVLVGFGGGLTWGAVALRWGR
- a CDS encoding NAD-dependent epimerase/dehydratase family protein, with amino-acid sequence MKKAFVTGAAGFIGYHLCSRLLDEEVDVVGIDMAESPDRIDFIARHAGFKYLPYDINETDLEPHTNGCDVIFHLACSVKPTAPWANIEDEVQRNVSVLKKVATLANSETKLIYVSSYDVYGKRQGDVLETSPKNPESLFGLIKLTEENIVKQLAEQHDFPFVIMRLPTVYGPGQPEHHTYQQVISTEDQDQERNDSISKDSVTEDVLFVDDAAEALFLAGKSAAKNEIYNISSGNQNQWLEGLTELKADQLTFKEKRKMRIKGEKAETELGFRAKTKIKEGIMKQIMHFRNRNKKSKPNSKEI